A window of Peromyscus eremicus chromosome 23, PerEre_H2_v1, whole genome shotgun sequence genomic DNA:
TACTGTTTCCGTATCTGGGCCCTAGTCCCATGTGGGTCTTCTCCAGGGACTGGACTGAGGGTGAGACTCCACAGGGTGTCAGGTTCCTGGCCCCTCTTCCATGTTCTCACATTCCCTCCAGTCAGGGTGAATCCTGGGAAGACATAAAGAATGcccactgaggggctggagagatgactcagaggttaagagcactgattgctcttccagaggtcctgagttcaattcccaacacccacatggtggctcacaaccatttggttttttgggtttttttttggtttttcgaggcagagtttctctgtgtagctttgcgcctttcctggaactcgctttgtagaccaggatggccttgaactcacagagacttgcctgcctctgcctcccgagtgctgggattaaaggcgtgcgccaccaccgcccggctggctcacaaccatttgtaatgagacctggcgccctcttctggcctgcaggcatacatgcagacagaacactgtatacataataaataaatcttaaaagaaaaaaaaaaaaaaactcaaccaCTGTAAAGGGGcatctaagccgggcggtggtggcgcatgcctttaatcccagcactcaggaggcagagccaggtggatctctgtgagtttgaggccagcctggtctattagagcaagctccaggcaccaaaactacacagagaaaccctgtctcgtaaaacaaaacaaaaaaaagaaatgtccacTGAACTTAGCTAGAGAGACACCAAGAGACGTAAGAGAAATTCCATCCGAGTCCTGCTTGGTGAGCCACTGAATTTACTGTGGTCACTTAGAGCAGCCTGCTGCATTAAGATTTGGGAAAAGCTGTACCACAGGCAGTCCATGGACAGCTTACGGGGCAGTTACACTACCACCGAGCCCCAAGCCCCGGTCAGCCTGTGCCCAGCCCTCCAGGGTGACAGGCCTGACCAGCAGGGGTCTCCTGTGTTCATCTCAACTGCTCTGCTCTAGGTGATGATGGCCATGTCCTGCCTGGAAGACACAGCTACATGGAAGGTGTGTTTAGACTTACTGTGGCCTGTGGTTGGATCGTCTGGAGTGAGTAGACATCTATTCATGTCTCCTCAGAAAGTATCACACAACAGGGCCTTATGGAATGCAGATCTCCCCAAAAGTTCTTCTATAATGATGAGGCAGACAATATTTCTCATTTGCTTCTCTGAGAACTTTTTAATGTAAACACAAAATTTTTGAAGAAATCGTTGGAAAAAGTAACAAGACAATctgtaaatgtatttttaaacaggCTATGAAGTCAGCATAGAAATATATCCTGAGGGCTGACTCACTCACCCACACACCCCTGCCTCACTAGAAAGCCAGATTCAGGCACCCGCTTGGTCAAGAGGCCACCTGAGCACGTTGGGGGCCAAGgactcaggctggacttgaaggAGCCCTGGCCACGCGTGGTGGGAACCTCGGtggcatcaggtcctctgcagctAAATCCGATGGCACTGGAGCAGAGAGGGTGGGAGCTCCACAAACAGCTCCATCTTCAGAGCGCCCCGCTGCAGACTAGCTCTGGCCCAGGACATGTAGCCCAGCCTCCTGCGGTCGCTCTCGGCACATGGGGTGTGAGGCTAGGAGGTGTGAGGAGGCGAGTGAGTGACTCACCGCTGTAAAGGTTGTGCTTTCTAAACAGTTCGGTATCTCTCACGATTGGTGTTCCGAATCAGCGTGGCTCAATCAGATCCAACCAAGTGAGGCTGGGACAGAGTGAGCATACACACACGCGGTCAGCAGTGGGCGGCGCAGTTCACTAGGCTTTGGTGTCTTTCACATATTCAGTCAGCGTATCAGCATACAGATATGCAGTCACTGGGCCACACGGCCCACATCTTCATACCATTCATCAGTTTCTTAGGAACTCTGGGCATTGGTGGGGGTTCAGCCAAGCATCTGGTCCTTCGGATGCTGCCCAAAAATGGCTTTGCAGCTGGGACTAGTCCCTTGAGATTAGTGAGCACCAAGTCTTGGTTCCGTCATCGACTTGCCTTGAAACTCCGCCAGCACCAGTGAGCAGGGAGGAGGGCCACGTGAGTGCAGCGCAGAAATGAGCTAACGACAATCAAGACTTCTCCGACCCTTACACTTCCTAGGTCAGGGTCACCAGAAAGCCCCAACGAAAGGCCCGAGGGCCTCGAGACCACGTTCTCAGTGACAACAGCAACCTGTACATGGCTGCCTAGGGCCTGCCCATTGTCCTTCTCAAGGCAGTGTCTAGCTTAGAAAAGGGGGTTGGATGTTAATATATTAAGGAATTTAATTTATAGATATTTAAAATTACAGATACCTTACAAAACAGTTCTGTGATGATTCTGCAAGCAAGGCATGAACAGAAATCAGGCCCGGTGCGAAGACTCCTCTTTATCACTGTCAGCGAGAGCACAGAGCACACCCTAATTAAACTGCACACAAATCTGTAACACTGACATCTTTTCTTAGGATTTTTCAATCATTCCTATTTCAGTATTTCCAGGCCACTGAGACAAGGCCACCATTGTGAAATCTCTGTGGTGTCCTTCAGAGACCAAGGCTATCTGGGCTGGCATGCTGCGTCCACTCAGCTCATGGTGTTTGCATGGTATGAAAACCTCTGTGGCGCTTTATTCTTCGTCACTGATAAAAACCTCAGCACTCGGCCCAGGCCTGGGGTCTGAGAATCACATGTGAAAGGACAGGACAGGACTCTGCTGCAGGTGTGGCCGGAGTCTCTGAGGACAAAGAGCTCTTGGGGTGCTGCGGTTGCTATGACAATGCTGTTGCTAGGATAATTCCAAGGATCACAAGCAAAGTGACTACACAAATGAGGACGAACATCACCTTCTGCAAGAAAAGAGACAGGAATCTACAATGCAGAGAGAAAGAAGCACCATCCCCAGGATGCCCTGCTCTAACTTGGCAATCAAAACAACTGTCCGTCATTAGGAAACACGCTCCAGGGGAGAAAGGGGGGAACAGGAAACCACCTTTCTAGACAGGGCCCGGCTGACTGGTCTAGTttcatgaatgagtgaatgagtgtgcatgtatgcatgtgtgcatgtgtgttttaacTGCAGGCACTATGGCAAATGTCCAGCTGGCCCAGGCAGAGGATACACCTGATTTCCAGGTCCTAGCAGGAAGAGCCCATGGGCACCCACAGAAAGCAAGCCCTTTCCTGACCATGCTGAGAGCCACCATCGGACCTTTGTGATCATATTCAGCTGACCTCATTGtgctagagaaaaaaaagtgCATGGTTGTACAAAGACTTATGAAAATATCGAAAACTACTGTTTTCTTAGCAGAGAAAATCCAATGTCATCTTTTTCAGTAGACTAAGAGGATGGCATCGGGAAAGATGTATAAACCTCCTTTCCAACAGACATGGAGCTGCAAGTCCTTCTCGTGCCAGGACGGATGCTCTCTGTGAAATCCCAAGGCCCGCACTGACCCCAAGAGCACTGCTCCTGCCCATGGCAGCCATGCCCGACAGCTGCTCAAATCATGAGAAGCCTCATGGGTGGAAAGGCCATGAGGAACTGCAGCTTGGGAGAGCCTTTCCGCCACAGTGGGAAAAAGTGTCAAGCACCACCACCGAGTGAGTGCCCAGTGTTCACAAGGATGCAGTGCAGGATGGGGGGGCGGGGGAATGATCGACAAAACAAGACTTTCCACACGGACAGTGCGACACTCACGGTCCTGCCGGAATTAGCAGGCAGGTGATCAAGTATGAGGGTTTTCATTTTAGTAGGGGTTTGCTGCCAAGAAGGGCCCTGAGAAGACTTtggtctgctgctgctgcccacaGCTCAAGCTCCATGCTCTCAGTTCCGTGGTGAACTGAGCAGTGAAGAGTATTTCAGTCAGTCTCGGCTGTGCCCATTATTCTGGAAGTTACAATATAAGAACCAACCTGCAGCGCTGCATTAGTGTCCACTGGGGACAGGCTCTGTGGCACCCTGCGCAGAATTGAGTGGCCTCCCAGCCTGGGTCACCTCAGTAAACGGAGGCCACTAAGACCTCCACCGAGCACTCAGCGGACAGGCCCCTGTGACTTCTAAGTGTATTAACACTGGGCAAACACACTACGGGCTGATTGAAAAGGTTAATAAGTAAATTAGTTGATTAGTCACTTACTGCCACCCTGAGGGAGAGGCAAGCACCCAGCGCCAGCTACGCAATCATTTGCCAACCGATAAGCCAATGATTAGAGCCAGGACAGCGATGACAGCCGCCACCACAGCAGCAATTATCCACTTTTTCTGTCAAAGAAAAGCAGGCTGATTACACCACTCTGATTGCACACTGCCACGGTCGAGGGCATCCTTCACTGGGAGTGGAGCGAGTGCCAGAACTCATTTTCAACTCTAACTTACAGGCCCTCTCCTGACGCCTGGAGCAGTCTTTACTTCCCAGAGTGGCTTGATCAATAAGATCAGGCCTCTGAGAGGCAGTCTGCTCTGTAACCCGGAAACACTAGCTTTCTCCGGGGCACACAACAGGCTCATACCGGTTTCCGCTGGACTGAAACATGCAACACTTTCCCAGGAGCCCCAAAAAGTCAGAGCTCTGACAAAGGAACCAGCCcgcttctgcctccctcccaccgGGGGCAGGCAGTGATGCCCTCTGCAGgccctcagctgtcctggaagaGCTTGCATGCCCCTGTGGTGCTCTGAAGATGCAGACAGAGGTGTTACAACTTGTTGCCAAGCAGACATCATCCTCCGCACCTCTGCGGGCAGCAACGTGGAACCCAACCCCCCTCCAGCTTCAGAGATGTTATGGGAGACACCCAAGCTAGCAGAATACGTCCAGAATCCTGCACCAGTAACATCCACTGCTCCAGAATTCCCTTGGGACAGTCTGGGTGCAAGACAGAAGCCTAAGCAAAGGGATGTCTGCCTTTGAGACTACCTTCCAGGGCTCCTACACAAGACACCAGGCCTACCCACGGCCTCAGACGGCCACTTACCTAACAGAGCAAACAGCTCTCACATACAATGTGCCACCAATGATTTTTAGCTGAAACCCAAATCCCATCACCTTGTCCCTCCCTCCAGATGATGGTCAAAGGGAGCAGAGCTCAGAAGAGGCAGGCTCGTCCTGACTTGAGGTTCTTAAGGGTTTTAATTACTTACAACACTAAATGGCTAGTATACAAATAAGCCAATCAAGTTAGGAAATTTTAGTGAAAAGaattattttggttttaaaataaaatacatatttaaggcACTTCCACAGCTAGAGAACAAGAGAAGAGAGATCACCCCAGGGCTCAGTCCTCAGCGCACGCAACTCACCCGCCTGGCTTTACTCTGATATTTGAtggctttcttggtttcttccttggCATGTTCGACGTAGTCTACAGCATTCATCACATTTCTCTCAATGTTGTTGACCATTTCACCCTGAAAACAAGTGTCAAACTCAGCAAACGTCAAATCCCTCTGCCATGTCTCCTGAGACGGCTCTCACGGAGGCCCAGCATgagagggatggagacaggatgGCTCACTGTTACGAAGGAGGGACGTGCCAGCAAACGCAATCCAATTCCATTCATGTTTCAGAAGCAGCTGAACGGGGCGGGCAGTGACGGCGACAGGTGAGGACTATCTACGGATGAGTTATGACCTGACATATCTTCATAGATACACAGTGAAGGGAGGCCGCAAGCTTGGATTCGTCTCATGTTTTACTGCTGTGTAAAACATTGCACACACAAAGGATGATGTCTTTTCTAACAGGCAGAAAGTCACCACTGTTTATCTTTACAATATCAGCGAACTAAGGACAGCCTCTGGGTGACAATAAACTGATGACCAGACATGAAAATGGAAGAGACTCCACAGCATGTTGGGGGGATGGGGTGCATTACCTGGGTCCTGTCCAGGAGGAGAGAGAGTCTGCAGCAGCCAATAGCAAAGCATTGGAGAAGGATGGACAGGTAACTATCATTCACAAACAAATGTACTACAAAGTCCTGACTCTGTGTTTCTGGATTATCAACATGACACAATGTCAGACTTCTAAAAGGTAACAGGGAAGTGAGGCCACCAATGGTGGCTGGTCCTAATGATGCTTCATACCACACACTAGCTTTGGAGTGATCATAACTAAAACCTGAGCTGTTCCAAAGCTTTGTGATTTCAAAATCAATCTACCATTCTTATCTAACTACCTGGAAAGTCAACAGATACCCCGCTCCCCAGTTCTAAGACCAAGTGGCAACTGGTCCATCCCAGGTCAAAAAGAAACACAACGTGTCCATCTCTGCCCGTCAATGCCCATCCCTGCCCACAGATACCCATTCCAACCCACCAGTGCCTATCTTTGCCTCTACATAACTGTTAGCATCCTCCACAGGTGTATGGTACTTGAGATTTTTCACACGTTTTTATGATAAGGTTTATCAAAATAAACACCATTCAGGGCATGTGGTGATGGATATCCTAAACCCTTTACTTATCCAGGCAATCACAGAACATCACTAGCTATCAGCAAAGATACCCTGACAGCCGTctcagaaagaggagaggaacaaAATCTTGTCTCACTGGAGGCCGGCTGCACTGTAGCCTGCTCCAGACTCTCCTGAGGGATCTGGAAACCCTGGAAGACTAGTTCAGTCTCTGCAGGTTCCTACTGCAACTGAGTCAGTATGgacacatcacacatgcacacacaactcgATGTTGTTATACTTGCAGGCACTCTGTGGTCCTCCCTGCCTGAGCTGCAGAGCAGGCAAGAACACCACAGTCAGTCTCACTGATTTTCCCTCAAGGTTAGTCTGGAGGCACTGGCATGACCCTTGCTCAGCCATTCTTGTGGGCAACAGCCCCAAGAGAGGAAGACCAACACCCCCCACAGTCCTGCCATTTTCAGGGTGCTTGGCTTGGCCACCTCCTTCCTGTGTGAGCACTGTTACAGGTAGCTGAGGTCACATGATGTGTGTTCACCTATATTTACACTTATACATATCCATGGCTACACGAAGGTTTCTGTATATCCTTTAATTTTAACCTAAAACCCACCACAGACATTTAAAGACTTCGTTATTCTCCGTGAACAAGCACCTGGTGTTGCCTGTGGCTCTCTATTTAAGTCGCTGGCCTGTGAGCATGCCATGACTCCTGGAACTAGCCAGTATCCTACTGAGGAAGTGTACACTCGGGTTTCAGTTCAGCATTAACACCACGAACAACTCCTGAATTTTGAGCCTGGATACCCAGCCATGGCTTTTTTGGCCAGAGCAGGCTGACTCTCCACGACCGGTGGAAGGTCCCTCATTACCTGGGTCTccacaaacatggccatatccatGAACATCTCGTGCAGCTCTCGGATGCTGGTCTCCAGCTTCATGATGTCTTTGTGACGTGACTCGATCTCGTTGAGAGCTTGCCTAGTGATTTGTGAATCTGATATAATCTTCGGAAGGTAAAAGGAAAAGCATTACTAACTCCAGACTGGCTGGAAGGTTAAAGGCAAAAACTGCCCGTCTACGCTAAGTGtgtgcattcagagctgtggcaCTCACATCCGAGATGAAGATGGACGGCTTCCCGCTCTCCAGCATCTCCTCCAGCTCATCGTCCGTGGTGGTCCTCCCAGCTGAGGGACAGCGGAACTGCACTGAGGATGCAGCCGTGGCTCAAGAGCCAGGGCTGGCCAACTAAGGGGACCCCTAAGATCTAACTGGGCCACTGACATCGCCAACAGGGTTTCCCTGCCCTTCCTAAGAGCCTTTCCTGGGCAGTTAATGTGGCAGAAATGGGACTGAGATGCGTCACAAACCCACCCTGGTGTTACACAGGGGCGGCAGTGCTCTCCCCTACAGGTTCACCACAGGCTTCTGGCCAGAGGGAGCTCAGCTGAAGGTGGCCTGTGACAACTGGATGACTAAACACACGGGAGGTCATCTCCCAGCCAGGCTGGAGGGgcggcaggacacagaaaggcctGCAGAAATCAGGACCTCAAGCTTTCCAAATGTGACTGACGGAAAAGCAACAGCAGTTCCGAGCGACTCAGCATTGGCCCCTCACTCCAAACTGAACACATCTGGCTGACTCTAGGCCCAAAGCCCAGGCATTAGAAAAGGGCTTTCGGGTTTATGGTGCAGTTAAGAGGTGTGAAGGATCCGTGAAGAGTGTCTCCCACACTCTCCCCACTCACTGATCTCCAGCTGCCGCTGGATTCGGCCTTTGCTTCGCTCCCGAAACAGGATCTGTGCTTCATTGTACTCCGTCATGACCTCCACAAACTTCCGAGACAGCACCGAGTGCTACAAGGTGGAGAACACGGCGTTACTGTCTGAGAGTCATTCCTTCCCTAGGAGTGGGAAGCTCGGACTGTCACTCCCTGCCAGTAGAAAATAGAGCAAATGCAGCAAGGGAGGCTGCATGACCTGGGCTCACCGGgccgtggtgacacacgcctttaatcccagcactcaagaggcagaggagggtggatctctgtgagttcaaggtcagcttggtctatgagactctgtctcaaaaaacaaaacaaaacaaaacaccaccaccaccaacaacaacaacaaataatctGAGGCCTACAGCCCGCGGCTGACCTCTGGAGGTGGTTATTAGGGGAGGCTGAATCCAGCTGCTAGGCTTGGTCACACAGAGTTGAACTTCCGAGGTTTCAACCATAAACCCCAAACAGTTAAGACCAAACCACTAACATCCAGATGATTCAGCTGGTCCCCTGCTCTGTGGCACAGACCATGTGGGTTTCTGGGGCGTCTCTTCACAGTGAAGAGATGCAGCCCACAGGCGGGCAGCTGGTGACCAGAAAGATCAAAGAACTGGGCTCGGATGTGGCTCGGTGACAGAGCTCTTGCTGAGCACATGCAGGGCACCAGCTCCAATTCCcagcacaataaaaaaaaaaatgaaattgctttgagtttggaCCAAGTGAAATGCCGTTCTTCTGCATCACTTCAATCTAACTGAGGCTGGAAGGCTGACCTGGGTCCGTCGTATCCGCAGGTCCACAGAAGTTCGGTTCCCACTCTCGTCTTGATCACAACTCTGCTCAATAGCTACAAGGAAGCAGGGCAGTCACTCAGATATGACAGCAGTCTCAGTATGGCCTCAATTTTCCCCATAAAACTAAACAACAGGTGACCTCTTAAAATAatcctctaaagcagtggttctcaaccttcctaacactgtgaccctttaatacagttcctcatgttgtggtgaccaccaaccataaaattatttttgttgctacttcgtaactgtaattttgctgctgttatgaattgtaatgtaaatatttgatgtgcaggatatttgatatcaatcccccaaaggggtcaagactcacaggttgagaaccactgttctaaagacTAGCCACCAGAAGAAATGCTtatacactgcacacacacacatgtattcaaTGACAGACATGTAGACAGACATGTGCAAACACCTGTGTCTACACACATtaacacacatgtaaacacaaatACCAACAAATAAGCATGCATACAGTGTATGCAAACACACCAAAAccataaacacatgcatacagaaaaacacacaaaaagcaaaaccatgCACAAATATGTACACAGATATGTGACTGTGCATGGGCCTTGTATGTTagtatttatgcatttgtatgcttgtatttgtgtgtatgcatttgtgtagccacacgtgtgtctctgtgttgctctggttctgtatgcatgtgtgtgcatttgtgttttaagTATTTGGTGTGTATATTTGGGTTGTGTCAGGTGTCTTTAAACATCCAGTCACTGTGATGAGTCTGAATTAGATATAAAGTGGTTGTACTCTTGGGAACAACACTGTTTTTAAGGTGCACACTCTCAGGGTCTGCCTGGAGACCAGTGGGGAGTGCATTAGGACCTGGGCAGCATGTCTGCCTCCGGAGCTGCTGCCCAAGAAGAGGGTGTGACACGCAGAGATGAGATTTGTTCCCTTTGAtgtgtctctgtgagttaaaCACGTCTTCCTCACAGATCAAAGAAGGCAACTTGTATTTAAGCACTGTGCGAAAAGCCACAACCCTCACCCAGGCCAGGTGTCACGCTCAACACAGAGCACCATGACCTCAGCTGGGCTCCTGGCGGCTGGAAAGCACGTTCTAGCTAAGAGACCCATCTGAGAGCTTTGTGACTCACTATCAAGGCTATTCCCCTTCTCAATGCCACCAACAGGGCCACAGTGAGATGTAGCATGGGAACCAGCGGCCCAGACACACACAGCCAACCTACTTAGAAGTAGTCTCAATTTTCATTTTGGGAAATGTGAGAGTAACAAAAGTCCAAGGAAAAGGTACCAATGTCCACACCGCTCCAGCACCCTAGAAGGCAGACTTACCCTTCAGCTTGCCTCGGATCCGGTTAGCAGTTTTCTTGATCTCTTTGTTCAGGTCTTCCAgctcttcttttatttctttaaaaggtTCAAATAAAGCATTTGAGCTGGAACACTCGACCCCTGCACATCCACGCATGCGGGCCAAGCACAGAAGCATCGGGCCCTCTCTCCCCAGTGCCTTCCCAAGCATGCTCGCCCCAGCCCCCACTGCCATGCCCAGACCAGCTCCTGGTACACCCTGAACTGTACCATCAGATGCAGCTGGTAGGGGGACCAGAACTGCAGGCTCACTCCTGCTAACCTTCACCAGGACAGGAAGTACACACAACCACACCCTGGAAGAGGCCTGCCCTGGCACCAGAGGTCCCTCCTGCTGGGGCCATCCTCCCAGTCCTCCTTGCTCCATGGGACACACCATGCATGCCACTCTCCAGGAGACCTGGCTCTAGACCTTCAGAACCAACTCTGGTGCCCTAGCTATTCTCGGGGTGAAAGGTCACCTGCTGCGGCTAACTGACAATGGTAGTCCCTCAGCAATGTCTGAACCCTTATGGCATCTAAGGAGGCTCTGGGGGACCCCACCCAGAGTCTTTCTTGCAATCTGAGGTGAGGTGAGAAAAACACCCAAGGAGCTGAGGCACACCAGGGCCTGGCAGATGCCAGGGAGGCCCTACAAATCCCCAGTGTGACCAGAAAATCAGAGAGACTCTGAGGCTCTCCAGGAGGAAGCAGAATATGCAGCCTGAAAACAGGCAGACTGGCTCCTTGGGGCAGCGGAGTGGCTAACGGTCAGTGAGCTGGCCTAAAGTTACAGTGTGTAGAAGCAACCAGACACTGGGGGAGGCCTCACAGGCCACGCCTCATTTTCTGGCTTTTTCTGTAAGAGGTAGCCAACACTGAAAGTTTCAAAACAAAGGCATTCGATGTTTCTAAGCAGAGCTGAGATTTAGAAAGATTATTCTGATATCCTAAGGCATGGGGAAATGGAAATGCCCGCTGAGCCCAGTCCCACCTGCTCTGTGAGCACACGGCACACAGCTCACCTCCAGATTCAGAATCCCCTCTCAGTCCTGATCACTAACCCAGCTCTGACAAGCAACCACTGCTTTCCAAATTAGCCTATTGTTAATATCCGCAAACACCAGGTCCACCATCCCTCAACGGTGTGCAGAGTGCAGACCACTGTCATGACTGGAGTCCCACCGGGCACACTCACATATCCTTTGGATCCTACCTAGCAGTGGTCCTCACCCAGCTGGACTCTGACACCCTGGAATGCCAAGGGGACCTGGGCCTGCTAGTATACATGCACACAGGGCTCCATCTAAGGTGAAGctggaggacagacagacaggcgaCAGACTTACTTCCTTCTGGGTTTGGAGCAGAAAGGATGATGCTGTGGTTCTTCTTCACATCTTCCACGTACTGAGCAATCCTGGCTATGCTGCCTCGAATCTCCTCCACCTAGGAGAGACACTGGTAAGATCAAAGCTGCCACTGCTGTCCATCTCCCAAAGAGGGAGGCTGGATTATcgcttaaaaaaaacaaaaacaaaagggctcagtgggtgaaggtgcttgtcaccaaacctgacaatctgagtttgatccctgagacccacagtggaagaagagagccaactcccaaaagttaccCTGACTTCCACTTGCCTGTTGTAACATGCACATGAgcgtatacacacatacatacacacacacacacacacccatactaCTACTATTAGGATTaaagcagccaggcggtggtggcacacgcctttaatcccagcacttgggaggcagagccaggcggatctctgtgagttcgaggccagcctgggctacagagtgagttccaggaaaggcgcaaagctacacagagaaaccctgtctcgaaaaaccaaaaaaaaaaaaaaaaaaaaaaaagacctatggcctagttggaggaagtgtgtcactaggggtgggctttgagtatTCAGAGGCTCAAGCTAGGCCTGGTagttcactctctcttcctgttgcctgtggatccagatgtagaactctcagctac
This region includes:
- the Stx2 gene encoding syntaxin-2 isoform X2 produces the protein MRDRLPDLTACRKSDDGDNTVVIAEKDHFMDDFFHQVEEIRGSIARIAQYVEDVKKNHSIILSAPNPEGKIKEELEDLNKEIKKTANRIRGKLKAIEQSCDQDESGNRTSVDLRIRRTQHSVLSRKFVEVMTEYNEAQILFRERSKGRIQRQLEITGRTTTDDELEEMLESGKPSIFISDIISDSQITRQALNEIESRHKDIMKLETSIRELHEMFMDMAMFVETQGEMVNNIERNVMNAVDYVEHAKEETKKAIKYQSKARRKVMFVLICVVTLLVILGIILATALS
- the Stx2 gene encoding syntaxin-2 isoform X3, with product MDDFFHQVEEIRGSIARIAQYVEDVKKNHSIILSAPNPEGKIKEELEDLNKEIKKTANRIRGKLKAIEQSCDQDESGNRTSVDLRIRRTQHSVLSRKFVEVMTEYNEAQILFRERSKGRIQRQLEITGRTTTDDELEEMLESGKPSIFISDIISDSQITRQALNEIESRHKDIMKLETSIRELHEMFMDMAMFVETQGEMVNNIERNVMNAVDYVEHAKEETKKAIKYQSKARRKKWIIAAVVAAVIAVLALIIGLSVGK
- the Stx2 gene encoding syntaxin-2 isoform X1, translated to MRDRLPDLTACRKSDDGDNTVVIAEKDHFMDDFFHQVEEIRGSIARIAQYVEDVKKNHSIILSAPNPEGKIKEELEDLNKEIKKTANRIRGKLKAIEQSCDQDESGNRTSVDLRIRRTQHSVLSRKFVEVMTEYNEAQILFRERSKGRIQRQLEITGRTTTDDELEEMLESGKPSIFISDIISDSQITRQALNEIESRHKDIMKLETSIRELHEMFMDMAMFVETQGEMVNNIERNVMNAVDYVEHAKEETKKAIKYQSKARRKKWIIAAVVAAVIAVLALIIGLSVGK